From Labeo rohita strain BAU-BD-2019 chromosome 18, IGBB_LRoh.1.0, whole genome shotgun sequence, the proteins below share one genomic window:
- the tspan33b gene encoding tetraspanin-33b, with translation MDRQVSLTTTEMFSFVNPWIRYFLFFFSFLFWVFSLLIVAIGVYAKVQKATDAVRDTFVIDPAVILIVVGVVMFFITFCGCIGALRENIRLLKIFSFSLTLVFLTQMVIAILGFFYSDQTRVTLGKFVKKAIVHYRDDLDLQNLMDYIQKEFKCCGWSNYTDWSWNLYFNCTPSNPSNERCAVPFSCCTPLPGETVINTMCGFGVQTQNHLDATKSIYPVGCADRAVIWIESHLLLVGALTLGLALPQIAGIVLSQILISEIQEEIGSVM, from the exons ATGGATAGGCAGGTTAGCCTTACCACGACGGAAATGTTCTCTTTCGTCAACCCCTGGATTCGGTACTTCCTGTTCTTCTTCAGCTTTTTATTCTGG gtGTTTTCTCTTCTTATTGTAGCCATTGGAGTATATGCGAAAGTTCAGAAAGCGACAG ACGCAGTGCGTGACACGTTCGTCATTGATCCTGCCGTGATTCTCATTGTGGTCGGGGTGGTCATGTTCTTCATCACCTTCTGCGGATGCATCGGAGCTCTGCGAGAAAACATACGACTCCTTAAAATT TTCTCATTTAGTCTTACTCTGGTCTTTTTAACCCAAATGGTCATTGCGATCCTGGGCTTCTTCTACTCTGACCAG ACACGCGTTACTTTGGGGAAGTTCGTGAAAAAAGCCATTGTGCACTATCGAGATGACCTGGACCTTCAAAATCTAATGGACTACATCCAAAAAGAG TTCAAATGCTGTGGCTGGAGCAACTACACCGACTGGTCCTGGAACCTCTACTTCAACTGCACCCCGTCAAACCCCAGCAATGAGAGATGCGCGGTTCCCTTCTCATGCTGCACCCCTCTACCGGGAGAG ACTGTGATCAACACCATGTGTGGTTTTGGGGTTCAAACACAAAACCACCTGGACGCCACTAAATCCATCTATCCAGTGGGTTGTGCAGACAGAGCTGTGATATGGATTGAATCTCACCTGCTGTTAGTTGGGGCGCTGACTCTGGGTCTCGCTTTACCACAG ATCGCAGGCATCGTTCTGTCTCAGATCCTCATTTCTGAGATCCAGGAAGAGATCGGATCCGTCATGTAG